Below is a genomic region from Rhizobium sp. 007.
AGGCGGCCATACATGGCCTGTCGATGGCGAAAAGGGCAGGAGCGACGACGATCTTCAACCCCGCGCCTGCCCGCGCCATCCCGGACAGCATCTACGGCTTGTGCGATTTCATCGTCCCGAATGAAGTCGAAGCAGCGGAAATGGTGGGCCACCCGATCGAAACCGATGAACAGGCACGTGGGGCGGCCTGCAGCTTGCTTGATCGAGGGGCGCGAGCGGTGATCATCACGCTCGGCGCACGCGGCGCCTTCTATCACAGCACCGGGCAGAGCGAATTCGTACCCGCGTTCTCGGCGGGCAATGTCATCGACACAACCGGAGCCGGGGATGCCTTCCTTGGCGCCTTCGCGACGGCGATTTCCGAAGGATGTGCGCCGGTCGAGGCTGTCCGATTCGGTTGCGCGACCGCGGCAATCGCCGTGACGCGGCCGGGCACGGCCCCCGCCATGCCTTCGCGCGCCGAGATCAACGCCTTGCTGCGCTCATCATGATTGAACAGCGCAAGGGAAATCTAGATCACCCGGCTGTTGGATGCGCGGAGCGAGAGAATGGTCGGTTTGTCATCGGCGTGACGTGGGAACCGCAACGTGCCGCTCGTTAGGCAACTGTGGCCGGCGAGTGCGACACGGAAAGTCTTAGCCGAAAAGAGCGGCGTCGGCTCACGCCACGGTTTTTGGCCCGAACAGGTCGGCGCGCACCTCGCCCGAGAATTCTTTTGGAGAGCGCGTTTTGTCACCGAAGGTTTCGATCACTTTGCCCGTCGAACAGAACTCTCTAAGGTCCTCCAGGAAAACTTGGCCTTAGCCGTCGTCGCCAAGATGACGAAACACCCGGACCCAAAAGGCGAAGTCGCCTCTCCGCCCGTCACTGCGCGCGTGAATGGCGCACCATGCGACAGCCGTTTTCGCGCCGGCGCCGTAGAGTGAGGAGGCGGCGGCCGCCGCCGCTTCGATTGTAGTACCAGCGCCAAGCGCCGCTTC
It encodes:
- the rbsK gene encoding ribokinase gives rise to the protein MSEKSGIVILGIFAADTAYKAKRLPHLAETLMGSGFTLGPGGKGSNQAIAAAKAGGKVTFISRVGNDPFGEMALAAYAAAGVKANVMKMEGVSTGAAFIFVDEVSGDNAIIVAPGAAGLIGIDDVDANRTEIENAAIFMTQLEQPLEAAIHGLSMAKRAGATTIFNPAPARAIPDSIYGLCDFIVPNEVEAAEMVGHPIETDEQARGAACSLLDRGARAVIITLGARGAFYHSTGQSEFVPAFSAGNVIDTTGAGDAFLGAFATAISEGCAPVEAVRFGCATAAIAVTRPGTAPAMPSRAEINALLRSS